CGAACTCGTGCGTGCGATGTGCCGAAGCTGGTCCGACCCCGATCCGGATCGGATCAGCGCCTACTTCGCCGAGGACGCCGTCTACCACAACATCCCGATGGAACCCATCGTCGGCCGCGCCGCCATCCGCGACTTCATCGCGGGTTTCCTGACCACGTTCGATGCCATCGACTTCGACATCCACCACCAGATCGCCTCCGGCGCCGTGGTGATGAACGAGCGCACCGACACCCTCCGCTCCGCAGGCCGCGAGACCCCGCTCCCGGTCATGGGCTTCTTCGAAGTCGCCGACGGCGAGATCACCGTATGGCGCGATTACTTCGACATGGCCGCCATCAACCGAGCCTTCGGCCTGTAGACCGGCGGAAAATTCCTTCTCTTGCTTGGAACCGAATCAGGGGTGGGCGCGTCGAAAGTAGGCAAGAGGGGAAAGACGGTGTCGTGGTCGACTTGTGAGGAGGGGTAGCCGATGGAGCGTTGTTCCGGGTGTCATACGGCATGGCGACGGGGGATGCGGGCGCGGGCGCGGGAGTTGCCGGTGACGCGGCGGGAGGAACCGTGTGATCGGTACACCCTACGGCGGCGGCAGCCCCCGCGACCCGAGCCGGAATCCGATTGAAGGCGTAGCTGATTCGATCGGCGGTCAGGTCACCGTACCGCTGCCGCCGCGGCGACCATGTTGCGCAGGGAGGCTTCCACCTCGGTGCGTCCTCTGGTCTTGAGCCCGCAGTCGGGATTCACCCAGAGGCGTTCGGCCGGAATGGCTTTCAGCGCCGCCCGCAACGACGTGGTGATCTCCTCCACGCTGGGCACCCGCGGTGAGTGGATGTCGTACACGCCGGGGCCTACCCCGAGGTCGAATCCCGAGGCGTTCAGGTCGTCGAGCACCTCCATGCGGGAACGCGCCGCCTCGATGGACGTGACATCGGCGTCCAGCCCGGCGATCGCTTCGATCACCTCGCCGAATTCCGAGTAGCACAGGTGCGTGTGGATCTGCGTCGCATCGGACACCCCGGAGGTCGCGAGCCGGAACGACAGCACCGACCACTCCAGATAACCGGGCTGCTCGGCCGCACGCAGTGGAAGCAGTTCACGCAAGGCCGGCTCGTCGACCTGGATGATCCGGATGCCCGCCGATTCCAGGTCCACGGTCTCGTCCCGGATGGCCAGCGCCACCTGGCGGGCGGACTCGCTCAACGGTTGGTCGTCGCGCACGAAGGACCACGCCAGAATGGTCACCGGACCGGTCAGCATGCCTTTCACCGGCTTGTCGGTGAGCGACTGCGCGTACCCGATCCAGTCGACGGTCATCGGCTCCCGCCGCGCGACGTCCCCGAACAGGATCGGCGGCCGCACGCAGCGCGTCCCGTAGGACTGCACCCACCCGTGCTCGGTCGCCGCGAACCCCTCGAGATGTTCGGCGAAGTACTGCACCATGTCGTTGCGCTCCGGCTCGCCGTGCACCAGCACGTCGAGCCCCAGTTCCTCCTGCAGCGTGATGACCTCCGCGATCTCCGCGCGCATCCGGCGCACGTACTCCGCCTGGTCGATCTCGCCCTTGCGCAGCGCGGCGCGCGCCAGCCGGATGGCCGAGGTCTGCGGGTAGGAACCGATCGTGGTGGTCGGCAGGGCAGGCAGCCGCAAACGGTCCCGTTGCAGTTCCCGGCGTTGTTCGGCGGGCGCGCGGCGGGCGGCGTCCGGACCGAGCGCCGCCAGGCGCGCGCGTACCCCCGGATCGTTCAGCCGCGGATCCGACTTCCGCGACGCCAGCGCCTCCCGGACCGCGGTCAATTCGGCATCGATCGCCTCCGCGCCCTCGCGCAGGCCGGTCGCGAGCAGCCGGATCTCGGTCACTTTCTCCGCGCCGAACGCCAGCCAGGACCGCAGACGCTCGTCCAACCGCGTCTCGCCGGCCAGTGTGTACGGCACGTGCAGCAACGAGCACGAACTCGAAACCGCCACGTGTCCGGCCGATCCCAGCAACGAACCGAGAGTGGCCACGGCTCGGTCGAGATCGGTGCGCCAGACGTTGCGCCCGTCCACGACACCGGCGACGACCAGCTTGCCGGTCAGCGCGGGCACGGCCGCCACCGCGGCGACGTCGACGCCGGAGGTGAAGTCGAGCGCGACTCCTTCTATCCCGGTGCGCGCCAGCGCCGCGAGTGCGGCGTCCGGCTGTCCGAAGTAGGTCGCGACGAGGATCGCCGGGCGCTCGGTGGCCTCGGCGAGTTCCTCGTAGGTGACCTGGAGCAGGTCGATTTCCGCCGCGGTGAGGTCGGTGACCAGCACCGGCTCATCGATCTGCACCCACTCGGCGCCGGCGACGGCGAGCCTGCGCAGCAGTTCCCGGTAGAGCGGCAGCAGTTCGATCAGCCGGGCGAGTGCTGGGCCGCCGGTCGCCTTCGCCAGCTTCAGGAAGGTGAGCGGGCCGATCACGACCGGCCGCGCGGGCACACCCAGCTCCAGCGCCTCCTCGACTTCCGCCAGCAGCTTCTCCGGGTGCAGCGAGAACGCGGTCTCCGGGCCGATTTCCGGCACCAGGTAGTGGTAGTTGGTGTCGAACCACTTGGTCATCTCCAAGGGCTCGACCGTGTCGGTGCCGCGGGCGGCGGCGAAATACCGGTCCAGCGGATCCGTGATCCCGGCGACCCGGGGCGGCAGCGCGCCCAGCAGCTCGGCGGTGTCGAGCATGTGGTCGTAGTAGGAAAACGTGCCGACGGGGATGGAGTCCAAGCCCGCGGCGCGCATGTCGGCGAACTGGGCCTGCCGCAAGTCGCGCGCCACGGCGTGCAACCGGCCCGCGTCGATCTTGCCCGCCCAATAGGCTTCGATAGCCCGCTTCAGTTCGCGTCGTGGCCCCACTCGTGGAAGCCCGAGAACCGTCGCGGTGAACGGCTTCTGCTGTGCAACAGTCACGATGTTTCTCCATTGCTGAGGACGAAAGCCATCGCCATACGGGCAGGCGGAGAACCTTATGACATGCCGGTGAATGTTCCCGGCCGAGGAGCCCGACACGTCAGCTGGTGATCCGCGCGCCCAATCCACGAGGCGGTGGCCGCCGGGTACGGCGTACCCGGCACGGCTGGCAGGTCTTCGGACTCGCGGGCACCGGCCGTGCGGGCCGGCGTACGCCGGAGTGCTCCCGATGGCCGACCTACTGGCCGTCGCTTCCCGAGTCGCGGAGCCTTCCGGCCCGGTGAACTCAGTGCCTGGTGACGGCGGTCGTTCCTGCATACCGCTGCGGGACAGTCCCGGATTCTCACCGGGTTCCCTCTCACCCGCCGTGACGTCGCCGCACGGACGGGCTCGACTCCGTGGCGCGACGTCGGGGCTCCATCTCGTCGCGCTGCGGTGAACCAGCTGCCTCCTCAGCATAGGACGAGACGGGACGAGCGCGTCGAACCGGACCGGTCGCCCGGCGGCGCATCGGTTGCCGACGCGCCGCATTTGTGTCGGCACGATGAACGCAACTTCGCAACGGTGCTAGTCGGCTTTGTGAAAAAGTTCGCGAAGGGGGATTCCATGTCGGTGCGGTTCACGCAGCCGGGTACCTTAGGTCAATGTTCTCGAAAGTCTTGGTTGCCAACCGTGGCGAGATCGCCATCCGAGCCTTCCGCGCGGCTTACGAACTCGGCATCGGGACGGTCGCCGTGTTCCCTTACGAGGACCGCAATTCGGTCCATCGGTTGAAGGCGGCGGAGTCGTATCAGATCGGCGAGCCCGGCCATCCGGTGCGGGCGTATCTGTCGATCGAGGCGATCATCGAGGCGGCCAAGTCCGCGGGCGCGGACGCCATCTACCCCGGGTACGGATTCCTGTCGGAGAATCCGGATCTGGCGGCGGCGTGTGCCCGGGAGGGCATCACCTTCATCGGCCCGTCGGCCGAGGTGCTCGAACTGGCGGGTAACAAGGCGCGCGCGATCGAGGCGGCCAAGGCGGCCGGCCTGCCGGTGTTGCGTTCGAGCGCACCGTCGTCGGACGTGGAGCAGCTGCTGGCCGCGGCGAACGAGCTGGAATACCCGATCTTCGTCAAGGCCGTCGCGGGTGGCGGCGGGCGCGGAATGCGCCGGGTCGCCGCACCCGAGCAGCTGCGCGAGTCGATCGAGGCGGCTTCCCGGGAGGCGGAGTCGGCGTTCGGCGACCCGACGGTGTTCCTGGAGCAGGCGGTGGTGAATCCCCGTCACATCGAGGTGCAGATCCTGGCCGACCAGCACGGCAATGTGATGCATCTGTTCGAGCGGGACTGCTCGGTGCAGCGCAGGCACCAGAAGGTGATCGAGCTGGCGCCCGCGCCGAATCTGGACCCCGCACTGCGCGAGCGGATCTGCGCCGACGCGGTGGCCTTCGCCCGGCAGATCGGCTACTCGTGCGCGGGCACCGTGGAGTTCCTGCTGGACGAGCGCGGCAACCACGTCTTCATCGAGATGAACCCGCGCATCCAGGTGGAACACACGGTGACCGAGGAGATCACCGACGTCGACCTGGTGCAGTCGCAGCTGCGCATCGCCGCCGGGGAAACGCTCGAGCAGCTGGGTCTGAGCCAGGAGGCCGTGACCATCCGGGGTGCGGCGTTGCAGTGCCGGATCACCACCGAGGACCCGGCCAACGGGTTCCGTCCGGACACCGGCCGGATCACCGCCTACCGCACGCCCGGCGGCGCGGGCATCCGCCTGGACGGCGGGGCCAACCTGGGCGCCGAGATCGGGGCCTACTTCGACTCCATGCTGGTCAAGCTCACCTGCCGGGGCCGCGACTTCGGTGCGGCGGTCGCTCGGGCGAGCCGGGCGCTGGCCGAGTTCCGGATCCGCGGCGTGGCCACCAACATTCCCTTCCTGCTGGCGGTGCTGGACGATCCCGACTTCAAGGCGGGCCGGGTCACCACCTCGTTCATCGACGAGCGCCCGCAGCTGCTGACCTTGCGGCAGTCCGCCGACCGCGGCACCAAGATCCTCGACTACCTGGCCGACGTCACCGTGAACAAGCCGCACGGTGAGCGCCCGACCACGGTGTACCCGCACGACAAGCTGCCCGCGATCGATCCGAGCGTGCCGCCGCCGGACGGCTCCCGGCAGCGGCTGCTGCGGCTGGGTCCGGAAGGTTTCGCGCGGGCGTTGCGTGAGCAGAAGGCGGTCGGCGTCACCGACACCACCTTCCGTGACGCGCACCAGTCGCTGCTGGCCACCCGCGTGCGTACCAACGGCCTGCTCGGGGTGGCGGGGCATGTGGCGCGGTTGACGCCGGAGCTGCTGTCGGTGGAGTGCTGGGGCGGCGCGACCTACGACGTGGGGTTGCGGTTCCTGTACGAGGACCCGTGGGAGCGGCTGGCGGCGTTGCGGGAGGCGATCCCGAACATCTGCCTGCAGATGCTGCTGCGCGGCCGCAACACCGTCGGTTACACCCCGTATCCGGAGGCGGTGACCCGCGCGTTCGTCTCCGAGGCGACCGCGACGGGCATCGACATCTTCCGGATCTTCGACGCGCTCAACAACGTCGACCAGATGCGCCCGGCCATCGACGCGGTCCGCGAGACCGGGACCGCGATCGCGGAGGTCGCGATCAGCTACACCGGGGATCTGTCGAATCCGGACGAGTCGCTCTACACCCTGGACTACTACCTGAAGCTGGCCGAGCAGATCGTCGACGCGGGCGCGCACGTGCTGGCGATCAAGGACATGGCCGGCCTGCTGCGCGCCCCGGCCGCGACCACGCTGGTCACCGCCTTGCGCAGCAATTTCGATCTGCCGGTGCACGTGCACACCCACGACACCCCGGGCGGGCAGCTGGCCACCTATCTGGCCGCCTGGCAGGCGGGCGCCGACGCCGTCGACGGCGCGAGCGCCGCGATGGCCGGGACCACCAGCCAGCCCGCGCTCTCTGCGATCGTCGCCGCGGCCGCCCACAGTGAATACGACACCGGGTTGAACCTGCAGGCCGTGTGCGACCTCGAGCCGTACTGGGAGGCGTTGCGGAAGGTCTACGCGCCGTTCGAGTCCGGGCTGCCCGCGCCCACCGGCCGCGTCTACACCCACGAGATCCCCGGCGGTCAGTTGTCGAACCTGCGCCAGCAGGCGATCGCGCTCGGGTTGGGCGACCGGTTCGAGGAGGTGGAGGCGAAATACGCCGCCGCCGACCGGCTGCTCGGGCGTCTGGTGAAGGTCACGCCGTCCTCGAAGGTCGTCGGCGACCTGGCGCTGGCGCTGGTCGGCACCGGTGTCGAGGTGGAGGACTTCGCCGCCGATCCCGGCCGCTACGACATCCCGGATTCGGTGATCGGGTTCCTGCGCGGTGAACTCGGCACCCCCGCCGGCGGCTGGCCCGAACCGTTCCGCAGCAAAGCGCTGGCCGGGCGCGGCGCGGCCAAGCCCGAGACACCGTTGACGCCCGCCGACGAGAAAGGCCTGGCGGGTAGCTCCGCGGAGCGGCGGGCTACGTTGAACCGGCTGCTGTTCCCCGGCCCCACCGCCGAATTCCTCGCCCACCGCGAGAAGTACGGCGACACCTCCGGGTTGTCGGCCAACCAGTTCTTCTACGGTCTGCGCCGCGGCGAGGAACACCGGGTGCAGCTGGAGAAGGGCGTCACCCTGCTCATCGGCTTGGAAGCCATTTCGGAACCGGACGAGCGCGGCATGCGCACGGTGATGTGCATCCT
Above is a genomic segment from Nocardia sputorum containing:
- a CDS encoding nuclear transport factor 2 family protein, coding for MPDPDELVRAMCRSWSDPDPDRISAYFAEDAVYHNIPMEPIVGRAAIRDFIAGFLTTFDAIDFDIHHQIASGAVVMNERTDTLRSAGRETPLPVMGFFEVADGEITVWRDYFDMAAINRAFGL
- the metE gene encoding 5-methyltetrahydropteroyltriglutamate--homocysteine S-methyltransferase — protein: MVTVAQQKPFTATVLGLPRVGPRRELKRAIEAYWAGKIDAGRLHAVARDLRQAQFADMRAAGLDSIPVGTFSYYDHMLDTAELLGALPPRVAGITDPLDRYFAAARGTDTVEPLEMTKWFDTNYHYLVPEIGPETAFSLHPEKLLAEVEEALELGVPARPVVIGPLTFLKLAKATGGPALARLIELLPLYRELLRRLAVAGAEWVQIDEPVLVTDLTAAEIDLLQVTYEELAEATERPAILVATYFGQPDAALAALARTGIEGVALDFTSGVDVAAVAAVPALTGKLVVAGVVDGRNVWRTDLDRAVATLGSLLGSAGHVAVSSSCSLLHVPYTLAGETRLDERLRSWLAFGAEKVTEIRLLATGLREGAEAIDAELTAVREALASRKSDPRLNDPGVRARLAALGPDAARRAPAEQRRELQRDRLRLPALPTTTIGSYPQTSAIRLARAALRKGEIDQAEYVRRMRAEIAEVITLQEELGLDVLVHGEPERNDMVQYFAEHLEGFAATEHGWVQSYGTRCVRPPILFGDVARREPMTVDWIGYAQSLTDKPVKGMLTGPVTILAWSFVRDDQPLSESARQVALAIRDETVDLESAGIRIIQVDEPALRELLPLRAAEQPGYLEWSVLSFRLATSGVSDATQIHTHLCYSEFGEVIEAIAGLDADVTSIEAARSRMEVLDDLNASGFDLGVGPGVYDIHSPRVPSVEEITTSLRAALKAIPAERLWVNPDCGLKTRGRTEVEASLRNMVAAAAAVR
- a CDS encoding pyruvate carboxylase, producing the protein MFSKVLVANRGEIAIRAFRAAYELGIGTVAVFPYEDRNSVHRLKAAESYQIGEPGHPVRAYLSIEAIIEAAKSAGADAIYPGYGFLSENPDLAAACAREGITFIGPSAEVLELAGNKARAIEAAKAAGLPVLRSSAPSSDVEQLLAAANELEYPIFVKAVAGGGGRGMRRVAAPEQLRESIEAASREAESAFGDPTVFLEQAVVNPRHIEVQILADQHGNVMHLFERDCSVQRRHQKVIELAPAPNLDPALRERICADAVAFARQIGYSCAGTVEFLLDERGNHVFIEMNPRIQVEHTVTEEITDVDLVQSQLRIAAGETLEQLGLSQEAVTIRGAALQCRITTEDPANGFRPDTGRITAYRTPGGAGIRLDGGANLGAEIGAYFDSMLVKLTCRGRDFGAAVARASRALAEFRIRGVATNIPFLLAVLDDPDFKAGRVTTSFIDERPQLLTLRQSADRGTKILDYLADVTVNKPHGERPTTVYPHDKLPAIDPSVPPPDGSRQRLLRLGPEGFARALREQKAVGVTDTTFRDAHQSLLATRVRTNGLLGVAGHVARLTPELLSVECWGGATYDVGLRFLYEDPWERLAALREAIPNICLQMLLRGRNTVGYTPYPEAVTRAFVSEATATGIDIFRIFDALNNVDQMRPAIDAVRETGTAIAEVAISYTGDLSNPDESLYTLDYYLKLAEQIVDAGAHVLAIKDMAGLLRAPAATTLVTALRSNFDLPVHVHTHDTPGGQLATYLAAWQAGADAVDGASAAMAGTTSQPALSAIVAAAAHSEYDTGLNLQAVCDLEPYWEALRKVYAPFESGLPAPTGRVYTHEIPGGQLSNLRQQAIALGLGDRFEEVEAKYAAADRLLGRLVKVTPSSKVVGDLALALVGTGVEVEDFAADPGRYDIPDSVIGFLRGELGTPAGGWPEPFRSKALAGRGAAKPETPLTPADEKGLAGSSAERRATLNRLLFPGPTAEFLAHREKYGDTSGLSANQFFYGLRRGEEHRVQLEKGVTLLIGLEAISEPDERGMRTVMCILNGQLRPVSVRDRSIASEIPAAEKADKANPGHVAAPFAGVVTLAVAEGDSVAAGDTIGTIEAMKMEAAITAPRAGTVGRVAIGAVQQVEGGDLLIELTVRESSAG